From the genome of Rhizobium binae, one region includes:
- a CDS encoding heme lyase CcmF/NrfE family subunit has product MIIEIGHYALVLALATALIVSIVPVIGARRHDRAMMDVATSGALAMFALVAFAFAVLTYAHVVSDFSVENVWENSHSLVPLIYKYSGVWGNHEGSMMLWLLILTLFSALVAVFGRNLPETLKANVLAVQAWISLAFTLFILLTSNPFLRLDPAPAEGRDLNPVLQDVGLAIHPPLLYLGYVGFSVCFSFAVAALLEGRIDAAWARWVRPWTLAAWTCLTLGIAMGSYWAYYELGWGGWWFWDPVENASFMPWLAGTALLHSALVMEKREALKIWTVLLAILTFSLSLMGTFLVRSGVLTSVHAFASDPSRGVFILSILLIFIGGALSLFALRAPKLAAGGLFAPISREAALVLNNLVLTVACGTVLTGTLYPLLLETLTGDKISVGPPFFNLTFGLLMAPLIVIVPFGPLLAWKRGDLLGALQRLYAVAALAFLAALIVFYLEHGGPVLSVLGLAAGLFLILGAIADLWYRAGIGKVAGSIAWRRLAGLPRSAFGTALAHAGLGVSVLGIVAVTTFQSEHVVEMKPGQTVEAGGYSLQFDGMQPGRGPNYSEERGHFSVRRAGVAVADTWSAKRLYTARQMPTTEAGILTFGLSQLYVSLGDATQEGGIVVRIWWKPFILCIWGGALIMAAGGLVSLSDRRLRVGAPRRKAKPTRPAAPAMEPAE; this is encoded by the coding sequence ATGATCATCGAGATCGGCCATTACGCCCTGGTGCTGGCGCTGGCGACGGCGCTGATCGTCTCGATCGTGCCTGTCATCGGCGCCCGCCGTCATGACCGGGCGATGATGGATGTGGCGACCTCCGGCGCGCTGGCGATGTTCGCGCTCGTCGCCTTTGCCTTCGCCGTCTTGACCTATGCCCATGTCGTCTCCGACTTCTCGGTCGAGAATGTCTGGGAGAATTCGCATTCGCTGGTGCCTCTGATCTACAAATATTCCGGCGTCTGGGGCAATCACGAGGGATCGATGATGCTCTGGCTGCTGATCCTGACGCTGTTCAGCGCGCTGGTCGCCGTCTTCGGCCGCAATCTGCCGGAGACGCTGAAGGCCAATGTGCTTGCCGTGCAGGCCTGGATCTCGCTCGCCTTCACCCTGTTCATCCTTTTGACCTCCAATCCCTTCCTGCGGCTCGATCCGGCTCCGGCCGAGGGCCGCGACCTCAATCCGGTGCTGCAGGATGTCGGTCTCGCGATCCACCCGCCATTGCTCTATCTCGGCTATGTCGGCTTTTCCGTCTGCTTCTCCTTTGCCGTCGCCGCCCTTCTGGAAGGCCGCATCGACGCCGCCTGGGCGCGCTGGGTCCGGCCCTGGACGCTGGCCGCCTGGACCTGTCTGACGCTTGGCATCGCCATGGGCTCCTACTGGGCCTATTACGAGCTTGGCTGGGGCGGCTGGTGGTTTTGGGACCCGGTGGAGAACGCCTCCTTCATGCCGTGGCTCGCCGGCACGGCGCTGCTGCATTCGGCCCTCGTCATGGAAAAGCGCGAGGCGCTGAAGATCTGGACGGTGCTGCTCGCCATCCTCACCTTCTCGCTGTCGCTGATGGGCACCTTCCTGGTGCGCTCCGGCGTGCTGACCTCGGTGCATGCCTTCGCCAGCGATCCCTCCCGCGGCGTCTTCATCCTGTCGATCCTGTTGATCTTCATCGGCGGGGCCCTGTCGCTGTTTGCCCTGCGGGCGCCGAAGCTTGCGGCCGGCGGGCTGTTTGCGCCGATCTCGCGCGAGGCGGCGCTGGTCCTCAACAACCTGGTCCTGACGGTCGCCTGCGGCACGGTCCTGACCGGCACGCTCTATCCGCTGCTCCTGGAAACGCTGACCGGCGACAAGATCTCCGTCGGGCCGCCCTTCTTCAACCTGACCTTCGGCCTCCTAATGGCGCCGCTGATCGTCATCGTGCCGTTCGGGCCGCTGCTGGCCTGGAAGCGCGGGGATCTGCTCGGCGCCCTCCAGCGGCTCTATGCCGTCGCGGCTCTCGCCTTCCTGGCCGCCCTCATCGTCTTCTATCTCGAACATGGCGGGCCGGTGCTATCAGTGCTCGGGCTGGCGGCCGGGCTGTTCCTGATCCTCGGCGCCATTGCCGATCTCTGGTATCGCGCCGGCATCGGCAAAGTAGCAGGAAGCATCGCCTGGCGCCGGCTTGCCGGTCTGCCGCGTTCGGCCTTCGGCACGGCGCTCGCCCATGCCGGGCTCGGCGTCAGCGTGCTCGGCATCGTCGCCGTCACCACCTTCCAGAGCGAGCATGTCGTCGAGATGAAGCCGGGCCAGACGGTCGAGGCCGGCGGCTACAGTTTGCAGTTCGACGGCATGCAGCCGGGCAGGGGGCCGAACTATAGCGAGGAGCGCGGCCACTTCAGCGTCCGGCGCGCCGGGGTTGCGGTCGCTGACACCTGGTCGGCCAAGCGGCTCTATACCGCCCGGCAGATGCCGACGACCGAGGCCGGCATCCTGACCTTCGGCCTCAGCCAGCTCTATGTCTCGCTCGGCGACGCCACCCAGGAGGGCGGCATCGTCGTGCGCATCTGGTGGAAGCCGTTCATCCTCTGCATCTGGGGCGGCGCGCTGATCATGGCGGCCGGCGGCCTCGTCTCGCTCTCCGACCGCCGCCTGCGCGTCGGCGCCCCGCGCCGAAAGGCGAAGCCGACAAGGCCGGCGGCTCCTGCCATGGAGCCGGCGGAATGA
- a CDS encoding cytochrome c-type biogenesis protein produces MMRRLLLVLALMLSAAPVFAVNPDEVLADPALEARARTLSAELRCMVCQNQSIDDSNAELAKDLRLLVRERIKDGDSDEEVLDYIVSRYGEFVLLKPRLSMKTVLLWGAPALLVLVGGLSLLVFARRRAGKPTGSKLTPEEQAQLNELLDK; encoded by the coding sequence ATGATGCGGCGACTGCTCCTGGTTTTGGCCCTGATGCTTTCGGCCGCCCCGGTCTTCGCCGTCAATCCCGACGAGGTGCTGGCCGATCCGGCGCTGGAGGCGCGCGCCCGGACGCTTTCGGCCGAGCTGCGCTGCATGGTCTGCCAGAACCAGTCGATCGACGATTCCAATGCCGAACTGGCCAAAGACCTGCGCCTCTTGGTGCGCGAGCGCATCAAGGACGGCGACAGCGACGAGGAAGTGCTGGACTATATCGTCTCACGCTACGGCGAATTCGTGCTGCTCAAGCCGCGGTTGAGCATGAAGACGGTATTGCTCTGGGGCGCGCCTGCGCTGCTGGTGCTCGTCGGGGGACTGTCGCTGCTGGTCTTTGCGCGCAGACGGGCTGGCAAGCCGACCGGCAGCAAATTGACTCCGGAAGAACAGGCGCAATTGAACGAGCTGCTGGATAAGTAA
- a CDS encoding Do family serine endopeptidase, with protein MLKNFNGRPSLATVLKASTVAGIAAAVLATGVPLEITRSYAEAVKVQAPAVPSFANVVDAVSPAVVSVRVENRVNPVADNDGFSFDFNGRGFDDLPDDHPLKRFFRQFGQDPNDQQGGHQHRFGQNGPGGPNGPGKGRLRPVAQGSGFFISEDGYIVTNNHVVSDGQAFVVVMNDGTELDAKLIGKDPRTDLAVLKVDGKGKKFTYVNWADDNNVRVGDWVVAVGNPFGLGGTVTAGIVSARGRDIGSGPYDDYLQVDAAVNRGNSGGPTFNLNGEVVGINTAIFSPSGGSVGIAFAIPASTAKDVVADLMKDGQVSRGWLGVQIQPVTKDIAESIGLSEPSGALVVAPQPGSPGDKAGMKAGDVVTALNGETIKDARDLSRRIGAMQPGSKAELSVWRAGKAQSLTVELGTLPADQKDASADDNNQPQQPEAPASEKALADLGLTVGPSDDGKGLAITGIDPDSDAADKGIKEGEKITSVNNQEVSTAADVVKVLNQAKKDGRTRALFQIQSSEGSRFVALPINGQG; from the coding sequence ATGCTGAAGAATTTCAACGGACGTCCGTCCCTCGCCACTGTGCTCAAGGCTTCTACCGTCGCCGGTATCGCAGCCGCTGTGCTCGCAACCGGCGTTCCGCTCGAAATCACCCGGTCCTACGCTGAGGCGGTCAAGGTTCAGGCGCCTGCCGTTCCGAGCTTCGCCAATGTCGTTGATGCCGTTTCGCCCGCCGTTGTGTCCGTCCGCGTCGAAAACCGCGTCAATCCCGTCGCCGACAATGACGGCTTCTCCTTCGATTTCAACGGCCGCGGTTTCGACGACCTGCCCGATGATCACCCGCTGAAGCGCTTCTTCCGTCAGTTCGGCCAGGATCCGAACGACCAGCAGGGCGGCCACCAGCACCGCTTTGGCCAGAACGGTCCGGGTGGCCCGAACGGTCCCGGCAAGGGCCGTCTGCGTCCGGTCGCTCAAGGCTCCGGCTTCTTCATCTCCGAAGACGGCTATATCGTCACCAACAATCACGTCGTTTCCGACGGTCAGGCTTTCGTCGTGGTCATGAATGACGGAACCGAGCTCGATGCCAAGCTGATCGGCAAGGATCCGCGCACCGACCTCGCCGTGCTGAAGGTCGATGGCAAGGGCAAGAAGTTCACATACGTCAACTGGGCTGACGACAACAATGTCCGCGTCGGCGACTGGGTTGTCGCGGTCGGCAATCCCTTCGGTCTCGGCGGCACGGTCACTGCTGGCATCGTCTCGGCCCGCGGCCGCGATATCGGCTCCGGTCCCTATGACGATTACCTGCAGGTGGATGCGGCCGTAAACCGCGGCAATTCCGGCGGTCCGACCTTCAACCTCAACGGCGAAGTCGTCGGCATCAATACCGCGATCTTCTCGCCGTCAGGCGGCAGCGTCGGCATCGCCTTCGCCATTCCCGCCTCGACCGCCAAGGACGTGGTCGCCGACCTGATGAAGGATGGCCAGGTCTCGCGCGGCTGGCTGGGCGTCCAGATCCAGCCGGTGACCAAGGACATCGCCGAATCCATCGGCCTTTCCGAACCGAGCGGCGCGCTCGTTGTTGCCCCGCAGCCTGGATCGCCGGGTGACAAGGCCGGCATGAAGGCCGGTGACGTGGTCACCGCACTCAATGGCGAAACGATCAAGGATGCCCGCGATCTCAGCCGCCGCATTGGTGCGATGCAGCCGGGCAGCAAGGCCGAGCTTTCGGTCTGGCGCGCCGGCAAGGCCCAGTCGCTCACCGTCGAACTCGGCACGCTGCCGGCCGATCAGAAGGATGCCAGCGCCGACGACAACAACCAGCCGCAGCAGCCTGAGGCACCGGCTTCCGAGAAGGCGCTTGCCGATCTCGGCCTGACGGTTGGTCCCTCTGACGACGGCAAGGGCCTCGCGATCACCGGGATCGATCCGGACTCCGATGCCGCCGACAAGGGCATCAAGGAAGGCGAAAAGATCACCTCGGTCAACAACCAGGAGGTCTCTACCGCTGCCGATGTCGTCAAGGTGCTGAACCAGGCCAAGAAGGACGGCCGCACCCGGGCGCTGTTCCAGATCCAGTCCAGCGAAGGTAGCCGTTTCGTTGCGCTTCCGATCAACGGCCAGGGCTGA
- a CDS encoding response regulator transcription factor — translation MIAMSTAPQPDALSLAETQPVGNVGRMKILIIEDDLEAAAYLTKAFREAGIVADHASDGESGLFMGSENTYDVIVIDRMLPRRDGLSVISELRRKGIHTPVLILSALGQVDDRVTGLRAGGDDYLPKPYAFSELLARVEVLGRRKGTPEQDVVYRVGDLELDRLSHEVRRGGKEIPLQPREFRLLEYLMKNAGQVVTRTMLLENVWDYHFDPQTNVIDVHVSRLRSKIEKDFSQPLLKTIRGAGYMIKDEG, via the coding sequence ATGATCGCGATGAGCACCGCTCCGCAGCCAGATGCTTTGAGCCTTGCCGAAACGCAGCCGGTGGGTAATGTCGGCCGCATGAAGATTCTCATCATCGAAGATGATCTCGAAGCCGCGGCCTACCTCACGAAAGCCTTTCGCGAGGCGGGCATTGTCGCCGATCACGCCAGCGACGGCGAGAGCGGTCTGTTCATGGGATCGGAAAATACCTATGACGTCATCGTCATCGACCGTATGCTGCCGCGCCGCGACGGGCTTTCCGTCATCAGTGAGTTGCGCCGCAAAGGCATCCATACGCCGGTCCTCATCCTATCGGCGCTCGGCCAGGTCGATGACCGTGTGACCGGTCTTCGCGCCGGCGGCGACGATTACCTGCCGAAGCCCTATGCCTTCAGCGAGCTACTCGCCCGTGTCGAGGTGCTTGGCCGCCGCAAGGGCACGCCGGAGCAGGATGTCGTCTATCGCGTCGGTGATCTCGAACTCGACCGGCTCTCCCACGAAGTGCGCCGCGGCGGCAAGGAAATTCCGCTGCAGCCGCGCGAATTCCGCCTGCTCGAATATCTCATGAAGAATGCCGGCCAGGTGGTGACTCGCACCATGCTGCTCGAAAACGTCTGGGACTATCACTTCGACCCGCAGACCAACGTCATCGACGTCCATGTCTCGCGCCTGCGCTCGAAGATCGAGAAGGACTTCAGCCAGCCGCTCCTGAAAACCATTCGGGGCGCGGGGTATATGATCAAGGACGAGGGATGA
- a CDS encoding sensor histidine kinase has protein sequence MSRFRVLFKSTAVRLSALYILLFAICAATLVFYVTAMSERLLTGQIRDAVKQEVEQVQRAYDTGGMNLLLRTMERRARQPGANLYIIAGPSGDILAGNVASVQPGVFEEVGWTSAPFAYQRYTDGGGLERRHRAIANIFVLDNGLRILIGRDLGDPERFRLLVRQALMVALAIMGLGAIIIWFAIGRNALKRIDRMSDASKKIMAGDLSQRLPVGGSGDEFDRLSMSLNTMLERIEKLNEGLRQVSDNIAHDLKTPLTRLRNKAADALDMTDTDTRRVALEGIISESDQLIRTFNALLMISRVEAGSVAAEMSPVELSAIVSDSAELYEPAAEEAGLGLSASVEPGIEVQGNRELIGQAIFNLLDNAIKYSSDRQGAGEVSLKLARRPDGICLSVADHGPGVPADRRDDVVKRFVRLDESRSKPGTGLGLSLVEAVMELHNGRLELSDTNPDQPEQRGLTVSMIFPAKAA, from the coding sequence ATGAGCCGCTTCAGGGTTCTCTTCAAGTCCACCGCAGTCCGCCTTTCGGCACTCTATATCCTGCTTTTCGCCATCTGCGCCGCGACCCTCGTCTTCTATGTGACGGCGATGTCGGAACGGCTGCTGACCGGCCAGATCCGCGATGCCGTCAAGCAGGAGGTGGAGCAGGTGCAGCGCGCCTACGACACCGGCGGCATGAACCTCCTGCTGCGCACGATGGAGCGGCGCGCCCGCCAGCCGGGCGCCAATCTCTATATCATCGCCGGCCCGTCGGGCGATATTCTCGCTGGCAATGTCGCCTCTGTGCAGCCGGGCGTCTTCGAGGAGGTCGGCTGGACTTCCGCGCCCTTCGCCTATCAGCGTTATACCGACGGCGGCGGTCTCGAGCGGCGCCATCGGGCGATCGCCAATATCTTCGTGCTCGACAACGGCTTGCGGATCCTGATCGGCCGCGACCTCGGCGATCCCGAACGTTTCCGTCTCCTGGTGCGTCAGGCATTGATGGTGGCGCTGGCGATTATGGGGCTCGGCGCGATCATCATCTGGTTCGCCATCGGCCGCAATGCGCTCAAACGCATCGACCGCATGTCGGATGCGAGCAAGAAGATCATGGCCGGCGACCTGTCGCAGCGTCTGCCGGTTGGCGGCTCCGGCGATGAGTTCGATCGGCTGTCGATGTCGTTGAACACCATGCTGGAGCGCATCGAGAAGCTGAATGAAGGCCTGCGGCAGGTCTCCGACAACATCGCCCACGATCTCAAGACGCCGCTGACCCGGCTGCGCAACAAGGCGGCCGATGCGCTCGACATGACCGATACCGATACGCGGCGGGTAGCACTCGAAGGCATCATTTCCGAATCGGACCAGCTGATCCGCACCTTCAACGCGCTGCTGATGATTTCGCGTGTCGAGGCCGGATCGGTCGCCGCGGAGATGTCGCCGGTCGAGCTGTCGGCCATTGTCTCCGACAGCGCCGAGCTTTACGAGCCGGCGGCGGAAGAGGCCGGGCTCGGCTTGAGCGCCAGCGTCGAACCCGGGATCGAGGTGCAGGGAAATCGCGAGCTGATCGGTCAGGCGATCTTCAACCTCCTCGACAATGCGATCAAATATTCGTCCGATAGGCAAGGGGCGGGCGAGGTGTCGCTGAAGCTTGCCCGCCGCCCGGATGGCATCTGCCTGTCAGTGGCCGACCATGGGCCGGGTGTTCCGGCCGATCGGCGCGACGACGTGGTCAAGCGTTTCGTGCGCCTCGACGAAAGCCGCTCGAAACCGGGCACGGGGCTCGGACTTTCGCTGGTGGAGGCGGTGATGGAACTGCACAACGGCCGGCTGGAGCTCTCCGATACCAATCCGGACCAGCCGGAACAACGCGGACTGACCGTCAGCATGATCTTCCCGGCTAAGGCTGCCTAA
- a CDS encoding bifunctional [glutamine synthetase] adenylyltransferase/[glutamine synthetase]-adenylyl-L-tyrosine phosphorylase, which produces MLTKSTHGLKDVGEGLLRPLSQTELKLAMSDLQQAGKSEPAVAAMLKSEGRLRDFIAAVLTLSPYLREIVNLDPAILAGAITQPLEPQIEALIAEARDCWRPGEGDAPAESAVMSRLRIIKRKAAFLVALADLSRIVDGRATTAWLSELAEASVAAAIDHLLLSAHEGGKVRLRDPAKPSEGSGLIVLGMGKLGACELNYSSDIDLVVFFDEQAGIVPDPDDAIEVFPRMMRRLVRILQERTADGYVFRSDLRLRPDPGSTPLAIPVDAAMIYYEGRGQNWERAAFIKARAVAGDLAAGEEFLRGLSPFVFRKYLDYAAIADIHSIKRQIHAHKGHGAIAVKGHNVKLGRGGIREIEFFVQTQQLIAGGRMPALRGRGTEETLGELTKAKWIDAETRDELTEAYWFLRDVEHRIQMVRDEQTHLLPETDADLKRIAFMMGFTDTPSFTERLVGVLKTVERRYARLFEQESKLSTETGNLVFTGQGDDPDTLETLRKLGFTRPSDISRIIRTWHYGRYRATQSVEARERLTELAPELLRVFGESKRADEALLRFDSFISGLPAGIQLFSLLGSNPALLSLIVNVMSSAPRLAEVIAAKPHVFDGMLDPGLMAELPTRDYLGERLKGSLVQARHYEEVLDRLRIFAAEQRFLIGIRLLTGAINGAMAARAFTHLADLIIAAALDAVTSEMRAAHGEYPGGRIAIAGMGKLGSFELTAGSDIDLILLYDYDDAASESDGPKPLDATRYFTRITQRLIAALSAPTAEGVLYEVDMRLRPSGNKGPVATRINAFGKYQREEAWTWEHMALSRARLISGDDSLIAEAEHIVREVLSADRDIAKVAHDVAEMRELIKTEKPPSGPWDLKLIPGGVVDLEFIAQYLALIAPAKGVDVAVNGMSTGEALKVLGGGLMAAADLDTCLEAFALYTSLSQLIRLCIESEFDPNDAPSGLVELVCRAGDCPDIGILEGEVKRLSKAVRKIFLSVVKA; this is translated from the coding sequence ATGCTGACGAAATCGACGCATGGCCTGAAGGACGTTGGCGAAGGGCTGTTGCGACCGCTGAGCCAGACGGAGCTGAAGCTGGCGATGAGCGACCTCCAGCAGGCCGGCAAAAGCGAGCCGGCCGTCGCCGCGATGCTGAAGAGCGAGGGGCGGCTGCGCGATTTCATCGCCGCGGTGCTGACGCTCTCGCCCTACCTGCGCGAAATCGTCAATCTCGACCCGGCCATCCTCGCCGGCGCCATCACCCAACCCTTGGAGCCGCAGATCGAAGCGCTGATCGCCGAGGCGCGGGACTGTTGGCGGCCGGGCGAGGGGGACGCGCCGGCCGAATCGGCGGTAATGAGCAGGCTGCGGATCATCAAGCGCAAGGCCGCCTTCCTCGTTGCACTCGCCGATCTCTCGCGCATCGTCGATGGCCGGGCCACGACCGCCTGGCTGAGCGAGCTCGCCGAAGCCTCTGTCGCCGCTGCAATCGACCATCTGCTGCTCTCCGCGCATGAGGGCGGAAAAGTCAGGCTGCGGGATCCGGCGAAGCCGAGCGAGGGCTCGGGACTGATCGTGCTCGGCATGGGCAAACTCGGCGCCTGCGAGCTTAACTACTCCTCCGATATCGACCTCGTCGTCTTTTTCGACGAGCAGGCCGGCATCGTGCCCGACCCCGATGACGCCATCGAGGTGTTCCCGAGGATGATGCGCCGGCTGGTGCGCATCCTGCAGGAGCGCACCGCTGATGGTTATGTCTTCCGCAGCGATTTGCGATTGCGCCCGGATCCCGGCTCGACGCCGCTGGCGATCCCGGTCGACGCGGCGATGATCTATTACGAGGGCAGGGGCCAGAACTGGGAGCGGGCGGCCTTTATCAAGGCGCGCGCCGTGGCCGGCGACCTTGCTGCGGGCGAGGAATTCCTGCGCGGGCTGTCGCCTTTCGTCTTCCGCAAATATCTCGATTACGCGGCGATCGCCGATATCCACTCGATCAAGCGGCAGATCCACGCGCATAAGGGGCACGGCGCCATCGCGGTCAAGGGCCATAATGTCAAGCTCGGGCGCGGCGGCATCCGCGAGATCGAATTCTTCGTCCAGACCCAGCAGCTGATCGCCGGCGGCCGCATGCCGGCGCTGCGCGGCCGCGGGACGGAGGAGACGCTCGGCGAGCTCACCAAGGCGAAATGGATCGACGCCGAGACTCGCGACGAACTGACGGAGGCCTACTGGTTCCTGCGTGACGTCGAACATCGCATCCAGATGGTGCGCGACGAGCAGACCCACCTGTTGCCGGAGACCGACGCCGACCTCAAGCGCATCGCTTTCATGATGGGCTTTACCGACACGCCGAGCTTTACCGAACGGCTGGTCGGCGTGCTGAAGACGGTAGAGCGGCGGTATGCCCGCCTATTCGAACAGGAGAGCAAGCTTTCCACGGAAACCGGAAACCTCGTCTTCACCGGCCAGGGCGACGATCCGGATACGCTGGAGACCTTGAGGAAGCTCGGCTTCACCAGGCCGTCCGACATTTCCCGCATCATCCGAACCTGGCATTACGGCCGCTACCGCGCGACGCAATCGGTGGAGGCGCGTGAAAGGCTGACGGAGCTGGCGCCGGAACTCCTGCGCGTCTTCGGCGAAAGCAAGCGCGCCGACGAGGCGCTGCTGCGCTTCGACAGTTTCATCTCGGGCCTTCCCGCCGGCATCCAGCTCTTCTCGCTGCTCGGCAGCAACCCGGCGCTCCTGTCGTTGATCGTCAACGTCATGTCCTCGGCACCGCGGCTGGCCGAAGTGATCGCCGCCAAGCCGCATGTTTTTGATGGCATGCTCGATCCTGGCCTGATGGCCGAGCTGCCGACGCGCGATTATCTCGGCGAGCGGCTGAAGGGCTCGCTCGTCCAGGCGCGCCATTATGAGGAGGTGCTCGACCGGCTGCGCATCTTTGCCGCCGAACAGCGCTTCCTGATCGGCATCCGCCTGCTCACCGGCGCAATCAATGGCGCAATGGCCGCCCGCGCCTTCACCCATCTCGCCGATCTCATCATCGCCGCCGCACTCGATGCCGTGACAAGCGAGATGCGGGCCGCACACGGCGAGTACCCCGGCGGGCGCATCGCCATCGCCGGCATGGGCAAACTCGGCAGCTTCGAGCTGACTGCAGGATCGGATATCGATCTGATCCTGCTTTATGATTATGACGACGCCGCCTCCGAATCCGACGGGCCGAAGCCGCTCGACGCGACGCGCTACTTCACCCGCATCACGCAGAGGCTGATCGCCGCCTTGTCGGCGCCGACGGCCGAAGGCGTGCTCTATGAGGTCGACATGCGGCTGCGCCCCTCCGGCAACAAGGGGCCGGTTGCCACCCGCATCAATGCCTTCGGCAAGTATCAGCGCGAGGAGGCCTGGACCTGGGAGCATATGGCGCTCAGCCGCGCCCGGCTGATCTCCGGGGATGACAGCCTGATCGCCGAGGCGGAGCATATCGTCCGGGAGGTGCTGTCGGCCGATCGCGACATCGCCAAGGTGGCGCATGACGTCGCCGAGATGCGCGAACTGATCAAAACGGAAAAACCGCCTTCCGGCCCCTGGGACCTGAAGCTGATCCCCGGCGGCGTCGTCGATCTCGAATTCATCGCCCAATACCTGGCGCTGATCGCGCCCGCCAAGGGCGTTGATGTCGCCGTCAACGGAATGAGTACCGGCGAGGCCCTGAAAGTGCTGGGCGGTGGGCTGATGGCGGCGGCCGATCTCGACACATGCCTGGAAGCCTTCGCGCTCTACACCAGCCTTTCACAGCTGATCCGACTCTGCATCGAGAGCGAGTTCGACCCGAACGACGCACCGTCCGGCCTCGTCGAACTCGTCTGCCGCGCCGGCGACTGCCCCGACATCGGGATCCTGGAGGGCGAGGTGAAACGGCTTTCCAAGGCGGTCAGGAAGATTTTTTTGAGCGTGGTCAAAGCTTAA